A region of Oceanicoccus sp. KOV_DT_Chl DNA encodes the following proteins:
- a CDS encoding lytic transglycosylase domain-containing protein, whose translation MSIRFYFTLIVSLVLANAVTASQPHPNEKQELRAFLKQTISKADSFEDRFDAEVWLVDMSSRLQPFIKDPKQRLHLLKAVHREATRAELKPDLVLALIQIESRFDQYAISRAGAQGLMQVMPFWKKEIGRPSDILTDINTNLSYGCRILQFYLQKEQGNWMEALARYNGSYGKYWYPERVMDAWRDRWYVNEQ comes from the coding sequence ATGTCAATCAGGTTCTACTTCACCTTGATTGTATCGTTAGTGCTGGCTAATGCTGTTACAGCAAGCCAGCCCCACCCCAATGAAAAACAAGAATTACGCGCTTTTTTAAAACAAACTATTAGCAAAGCGGATAGCTTTGAAGATCGCTTCGATGCCGAAGTCTGGCTAGTGGACATGTCTTCACGCTTACAACCGTTTATTAAAGACCCCAAGCAACGATTACATTTGTTAAAAGCGGTACATCGCGAAGCCACTCGGGCTGAGCTAAAACCGGATTTAGTGCTGGCCCTGATTCAAATTGAAAGCCGCTTCGATCAATACGCCATTTCCCGTGCCGGCGCACAAGGGTTGATGCAAGTGATGCCGTTTTGGAAAAAAGAAATCGGGCGCCCTAGTGACATCCTTACCGATATTAATACCAACCTCAGTTATGGCTGCCGTATTTTGCAATTCTATTTACAGAAGGAACAAGGTAATTGGATGGAGGCGCTGGCGCGATATAACGGCAGTTATGGGAAATACTGGTACCCGGAACGGGTTATGGATGCCTGGCGCGACCGCTGGTATGTTAACGAGCAGTAG
- a CDS encoding amidohydrolase family protein, with protein MGELYARDDWSNGYFFDQEEVEKFTQMAGEEGNAKFQQGALNESKELSDEQLMAMLSDESSPFAPRRGEFDAAVRLQELEDDGLAGEVIFPQMAPFGAGLMQYRYAVTDEQSLQGIRAYNRWLADFCKVNPGRHAGVALIDVNDIAVTVQEIREARKAGLFGGVLLPTSTGQHPYYHHPRYEPIWAVCEELAMPIHTHSGWSPDYGDVPAATPMYITEVDMWARRPFAAMVWSGAFERHPHLKLIFTEAGCAWISESLRWLEHKAQNPLFAYFKKGLNLTPTEYFQRNCFMGASFIGPLEMEERYKIGVDKIMWGSDYPHMEGTWPNTMTALQQSFGTVPELEVRSMLGEKAAEVFGFDLSQLRSVADRVGPELSQIQTAVAAD; from the coding sequence GTGGGTGAATTATACGCGCGAGATGATTGGTCGAATGGGTACTTTTTTGATCAGGAAGAAGTGGAAAAATTTACCCAGATGGCGGGAGAAGAGGGCAATGCCAAGTTTCAACAAGGCGCGCTCAATGAGTCTAAAGAATTAAGTGATGAGCAGTTAATGGCAATGCTCAGTGATGAGTCAAGCCCCTTTGCGCCGCGCCGTGGGGAATTTGATGCTGCAGTGCGCTTACAGGAACTGGAAGATGACGGCTTAGCCGGAGAAGTAATTTTTCCACAGATGGCGCCATTTGGCGCGGGCTTAATGCAATACCGATACGCGGTCACCGACGAGCAAAGTTTACAGGGTATTCGCGCTTATAATCGGTGGCTGGCTGATTTTTGCAAGGTCAATCCAGGGCGTCATGCCGGTGTTGCACTTATCGATGTGAATGATATTGCTGTCACCGTTCAGGAAATTCGTGAAGCAAGAAAAGCCGGTTTGTTTGGAGGCGTTTTATTGCCAACCAGTACTGGCCAACACCCTTATTATCATCACCCGCGCTACGAACCTATATGGGCAGTGTGTGAAGAGCTGGCAATGCCAATTCATACGCATTCTGGTTGGTCACCTGATTATGGTGATGTGCCTGCCGCTACGCCAATGTATATCACTGAAGTTGATATGTGGGCGCGCCGCCCATTCGCCGCCATGGTGTGGAGTGGCGCTTTTGAGCGTCACCCCCACTTGAAATTAATTTTTACTGAAGCCGGTTGTGCCTGGATTAGCGAGTCTTTGCGTTGGTTAGAGCACAAGGCGCAAAACCCCTTATTTGCGTATTTCAAAAAGGGCTTAAATCTAACCCCTACCGAATATTTTCAGCGCAACTGTTTTATGGGGGCTTCCTTTATTGGCCCGCTGGAGATGGAGGAGCGGTATAAAATTGGTGTAGACAAAATTATGTGGGGCTCGGATTATCCGCATATGGAAGGGACTTGGCCAAATACTATGACTGCTTTGCAGCAATCTTTCGGTACTGTGCCGGAATTAGAGGTTCGTAGTATGCTCGGAGAAAAAGCTGCTGAAGTGTTTGGGTTTGATCTGTCGCAACTTCGTTCAGTTGCTGATCGGGTTGGTCCTGAATTATCGCAAATTCAGACAGCAGTAGCCGCGGATTGA
- a CDS encoding DUF1145 domain-containing protein, which produces MVKLIVIAVWAVCVASFFVAMPGPLNTIFYWVTLFLLVAHTIECVVFAKRVMKAEGNKLWHFIQVFIFGVVHAQTLPK; this is translated from the coding sequence ATGGTTAAGTTAATCGTCATCGCCGTGTGGGCCGTTTGTGTTGCCAGTTTTTTTGTGGCTATGCCAGGTCCGTTAAACACCATTTTTTATTGGGTTACGCTGTTTTTATTGGTGGCGCATACTATTGAATGTGTGGTTTTTGCCAAGCGTGTAATGAAAGCTGAAGGCAATAAGTTATGGCACTTTATCCAGGTGTTTATCTTTGGCGTGGTGCATGCGCAAACGCTGCCAAAATAG
- a CDS encoding PQQ-binding-like beta-propeller repeat protein produces MDRQSGCVYWRYQAEAEVRTAIEIGSVDGQQLVFFGDQDGWGYAINIQDGRQHWKVMLDAHPIVMITGSPVFYQGMVYFPLSSFEAGHALNPFYNCCTFRGGVNALDANTGRSVWKTHTITQPPKPVKRNVIFVRQYGPSGAPVWSAPTIDVERGVLYVGSGQNYSEPAEGGSDAIMAMDLKTGELRWKQQLLRNDIWNVACIGGISVNCPDEEGPDFDFGAPPILIKTSQGRDMILAGQKSGMVYALDPANSGAVVWSKKMGRGGILGGVHWGMAAANDALYVPISDADLMGKVIAGEPNPSISKLDVNTGELIWQTKVNFSCVDKSGEAIKGCRNGLSAAITLIDGAVIAPGLDGVIHAYATDTGIELWSYDTKRNYQGVNGLLGSGGTLDAGGVVVSDGLLLTNSGYGGMVSAGGREGNVFLVFELSP; encoded by the coding sequence TTGGACCGCCAGTCTGGTTGTGTTTACTGGCGTTACCAGGCTGAGGCCGAGGTGCGTACTGCAATTGAAATCGGTAGTGTCGATGGTCAACAATTGGTATTTTTTGGTGATCAGGATGGTTGGGGATACGCGATAAACATTCAGGATGGCCGGCAACATTGGAAAGTGATGTTGGATGCACATCCCATCGTCATGATTACGGGCTCGCCGGTATTTTATCAGGGTATGGTTTATTTCCCCCTTTCTTCTTTTGAAGCGGGCCATGCGCTCAATCCTTTTTACAACTGCTGTACCTTCCGCGGCGGCGTCAATGCCTTGGACGCCAACACCGGTAGGTCTGTGTGGAAGACCCATACCATTACTCAGCCGCCCAAACCGGTAAAACGAAATGTGATTTTTGTGCGGCAATATGGCCCGTCCGGGGCGCCAGTATGGTCTGCACCCACTATTGATGTTGAGCGCGGAGTGCTCTATGTCGGTTCGGGCCAAAATTACAGCGAGCCTGCAGAGGGTGGCAGTGATGCTATTATGGCAATGGATTTAAAAACAGGTGAGCTGCGTTGGAAGCAGCAACTGCTTCGCAATGATATTTGGAACGTGGCCTGCATAGGTGGGATCTCAGTCAATTGTCCCGATGAGGAGGGGCCAGATTTTGATTTTGGTGCGCCTCCAATACTGATTAAAACCAGTCAGGGACGAGACATGATTTTGGCCGGTCAAAAGTCTGGCATGGTGTATGCGCTAGATCCGGCCAATAGTGGTGCAGTGGTGTGGTCAAAGAAAATGGGTCGCGGTGGCATCCTGGGTGGTGTGCATTGGGGAATGGCTGCAGCTAATGATGCGCTTTATGTGCCGATATCCGACGCTGATTTAATGGGTAAAGTTATTGCAGGAGAGCCTAATCCATCGATCAGTAAGTTGGATGTAAATACCGGTGAGCTTATTTGGCAGACTAAAGTGAATTTTTCTTGTGTAGATAAGTCCGGAGAGGCAATTAAAGGTTGTCGCAATGGTTTGTCCGCAGCAATAACGCTGATAGATGGTGCGGTTATTGCGCCCGGTCTGGATGGAGTGATTCATGCTTATGCGACCGATACAGGTATTGAATTATGGAGCTATGATACCAAGAGAAATTATCAGGGAGTGAATGGTTTATTGGGGAGCGGCGGCACGTTGGATGCTGGTGGTGTAGTCGTTAGCGACGGCTTGTTATTAACCAATTCCGGCTATGGCGGTATGGTTAGTGCCGGTGGTCGCGAGGGTAATGTTTTTTTAGTGTTTGAGTTGTCGCCTTAA
- a CDS encoding NADAR family protein: MSSGIFPESDESAIYLSRADVSNVLGTFSRHNFQLEGKLWPSVEHYFQAMKFQDESVQEQIRLAAHPKQARKMGRSRFKKLRADWKRVKTTVMTRAVYTKCRTYPEIAEELLATDNRKLVENSQYDYYWGCGRDRRGDNQYGVVLMNVREKLLQEKKQA; encoded by the coding sequence ATGTCATCAGGTATTTTCCCTGAGAGCGACGAAAGCGCTATTTATCTTTCCCGTGCAGATGTCAGTAATGTATTGGGCACATTTTCCAGACACAACTTTCAGTTGGAGGGAAAGCTGTGGCCGTCAGTGGAGCATTATTTTCAGGCGATGAAGTTCCAGGATGAGTCGGTGCAGGAGCAAATTCGATTGGCGGCACATCCCAAGCAAGCCCGTAAAATGGGGCGTAGCCGGTTTAAAAAACTGCGTGCGGATTGGAAGCGAGTTAAAACTACTGTAATGACGCGCGCGGTTTATACCAAGTGCCGAACTTATCCTGAAATTGCCGAGGAGTTGTTGGCAACCGATAACAGAAAATTAGTGGAAAATAGCCAGTATGATTATTATTGGGGGTGTGGCCGCGACCGCAGAGGAGATAATCAATACGGTGTGGTGTTGATGAATGTGCGCGAAAAACTTCTCCAAGAGAAAAAACAGGCTTAA
- the queF gene encoding NADPH-dependent 7-cyano-7-deazaguanine reductase QueF (Catalyzes the NADPH-dependent reduction of 7-cyano-7-deazaguanine (preQ0) to 7-aminomethyl-7-deazaguanine (preQ1) in queuosine biosynthesis), with protein MSDENSEILLGKAVAYVDQYTPALLFAIARKDSRITLGIHDAQLPFHGVDIWNAYELSWLNNKGKPQVACAEFYVPCQSPNIIESKSFKLYLNSFNQTKFTDWSQVQALMVQDLSACAGAAVSVSLLPVSDAGLAPGNVPGECLDALDIEITRYSADPKLLRTSSKHIEEQLSSHLLRSLCPVTGQPDWGSLLIHYSGAKIERAGLLEYIVGYRQHQEFHEQCVERIYCDIMAQCKPRQLSVYARYVRRGGLDINPFRSSIEQNPRNLRLFRQ; from the coding sequence ATGAGTGATGAGAATTCGGAGATTTTGTTAGGTAAAGCGGTAGCTTACGTTGATCAGTATACGCCTGCGCTGTTGTTTGCCATCGCTAGAAAAGACTCTCGAATCACTTTGGGTATTCACGACGCGCAATTGCCGTTTCATGGCGTTGATATATGGAATGCCTATGAATTGTCATGGCTGAATAATAAAGGTAAGCCGCAAGTGGCCTGTGCTGAGTTTTATGTTCCGTGCCAATCACCGAATATTATTGAGTCGAAATCATTCAAGCTCTATCTCAATTCTTTTAACCAGACCAAATTTACCGATTGGTCGCAAGTGCAAGCATTAATGGTGCAGGATTTATCCGCCTGTGCCGGGGCTGCTGTTAGTGTCAGCTTGTTGCCAGTGAGCGATGCTGGATTAGCGCCAGGTAATGTACCGGGAGAGTGCCTGGATGCGTTGGACATTGAGATTACTCGCTATAGCGCGGATCCTAAATTGTTAAGGACTTCCAGTAAGCATATTGAGGAGCAATTAAGCAGTCATTTACTGCGTTCTTTATGCCCAGTGACCGGTCAACCTGATTGGGGCAGCTTACTGATTCATTACTCAGGGGCTAAGATTGAGCGAGCGGGTTTATTGGAATATATCGTCGGTTATCGCCAGCATCAGGAGTTTCACGAACAATGTGTGGAACGAATTTACTGCGACATTATGGCTCAGTGTAAGCCGCGGCAGTTATCTGTTTATGCGCGGTATGTCCGCCGTGGTGGCCTGGATATTAACCCGTTCAGAAGTTCCATAGAGCAAAACCCTAGGAATCTGCGTTTATTTCGACAGTAA
- a CDS encoding ABC transporter permease: protein MSFQEQLIALMTLVRKEIKRFMRIWTQTLVPPVITITLYFIIFGNLIGSRIGTMAGVTYMEFVVPGLIMMSVITSSYTNVVSSFFGAKFQRFVEEILVSPTPNYIILLGYVMGGVARGLGVGIIVTLVALFFTDLQIHSYTVTIAIVVLTSVFFSMAGFINAVYANSFDDISIIPTFLLTPLIYLGGVFYSTDLLPDFWAGVSKINPILYIVNAFRYGVLGISDVNVTWSLIMVLVFTVIAYVFSVHLLNSGKRLRQ from the coding sequence ATGAGTTTTCAAGAACAGTTAATTGCGTTAATGACTTTGGTGCGCAAAGAAATTAAACGCTTTATGCGGATTTGGACGCAAACCTTAGTTCCGCCGGTTATTACGATCACCCTGTATTTTATTATTTTTGGTAATTTGATTGGCAGTCGCATTGGTACCATGGCTGGTGTGACGTATATGGAATTCGTGGTACCTGGTTTAATTATGATGTCGGTGATCACCAGCTCCTATACCAATGTTGTCTCATCGTTTTTTGGTGCCAAGTTTCAGCGTTTTGTGGAAGAAATTCTGGTATCGCCTACGCCAAATTATATTATTTTGTTGGGCTATGTGATGGGGGGCGTTGCTCGTGGATTAGGCGTGGGGATTATTGTGACGTTGGTTGCTTTATTTTTTACTGACCTACAAATTCACAGCTATACCGTGACTATTGCGATAGTGGTCTTAACCTCGGTGTTTTTTTCGATGGCAGGTTTTATCAACGCGGTCTATGCTAATTCCTTTGACGATATCTCTATTATTCCAACGTTTCTACTGACCCCTTTAATTTATCTCGGTGGGGTGTTCTATTCAACGGATTTACTGCCTGATTTCTGGGCGGGCGTTTCAAAGATTAATCCTATCTTATACATTGTTAATGCTTTCCGTTATGGGGTATTGGGGATTAGTGATGTGAATGTCACATGGTCATTAATTATGGTACTGGTATTTACGGTGATCGCTTATGTGTTCAGTGTTCATTTACTTAATTCGGGCAAGCGCTTGCGTCAGTAG
- a CDS encoding ABC transporter ATP-binding protein: MTTALSIKQLAKVYGNGFEALKGIDLTVEQGDFFALLGPNGAGKSTTIGVICSLVKKTGGQVEIFGHDIDKNFSLAKKELGIVPQEFNFPNFEKVIDILVNQAGYYGLPKKLATERSEKYLKALGLWEKRSEAARNLSGGMKRRLMIARALVHEPRLLILDEPTAGVDIEMRRSMWVFLRELNNQGTTIILTTHYLEEAESLCRNIAIIDHGSIVQNSSMKSLLSQLHKEVLILDVTQPLTEVPEIEGFNCVLSSTDSSSLEVDVAKGQNINDLFVSLNKQGIAVSSMRNKANRLEELFVNLVANGATEQS, from the coding sequence ATGACCACCGCATTATCAATTAAGCAGTTGGCCAAGGTGTATGGCAATGGATTTGAGGCGCTTAAAGGCATTGATTTGACAGTGGAGCAAGGGGATTTCTTTGCGTTGTTGGGCCCCAATGGGGCGGGTAAGTCTACGACCATAGGGGTGATCTGTTCACTGGTGAAGAAAACCGGAGGTCAGGTAGAAATATTTGGTCACGATATCGACAAAAATTTCTCACTGGCGAAAAAAGAATTAGGTATTGTTCCGCAGGAGTTTAACTTCCCGAATTTTGAAAAAGTGATTGATATTCTCGTTAATCAGGCCGGTTACTATGGGTTACCGAAAAAATTAGCTACCGAGCGTAGTGAAAAATATCTGAAAGCGCTGGGCCTATGGGAAAAGCGATCTGAAGCTGCGCGCAATTTGTCTGGTGGCATGAAGCGCCGCTTAATGATTGCCAGAGCCTTGGTCCATGAACCGCGGTTGCTGATTTTGGATGAACCCACCGCCGGCGTAGATATAGAGATGCGCCGCTCTATGTGGGTATTTCTGCGAGAACTGAATAATCAGGGTACTACCATCATTTTAACTACGCATTATCTGGAAGAGGCTGAAAGTCTGTGTCGCAATATTGCCATTATTGATCATGGCAGCATCGTGCAAAATTCCAGTATGAAAAGTTTGCTATCGCAACTGCATAAAGAAGTACTTATTCTGGATGTGACACAGCCATTAACCGAGGTCCCTGAAATAGAGGGCTTTAATTGTGTTTTGTCTTCAACGGATAGCAGTTCTCTGGAAGTGGATGTGGCCAAAGGACAAAACATAAATGATTTATTTGTATCGCTTAACAAGCAGGGTATTGCGGTGTCCAGTATGCGTAATAAGGCTAATCGTTTAGAAGAGTTGTTTGTTAATTTGGTAGCTAATGGCGCTACCGAACAGTCTTAA